Proteins from a genomic interval of Choristoneura fumiferana chromosome 12, NRCan_CFum_1, whole genome shotgun sequence:
- the LOC141433640 gene encoding centaurin-gamma-1A-like — protein MLSSKGVMCNRQHTQACLNTSLSIRQEIQRFESVHPSIYALYDLVELVPDPLLAQQIRDHVVAIEATRNEYLLRKWNYSNAR, from the exons ATGCTGAGTTCAAAAGGCGTTATGTGTAACAGGCAGCATACACAGGCGTGTCTGAACACGTCTCTGTCCATCAGGCAGGAGATCCAGCGCTTTGAGAGCGTGCATCCCTCTATATACGCTCTTTACGACCTTGTGGAGTTGGTTCCTGACCCGCTGCTGGCCCAACAGATCCGAGACCACGTCGTGGCTATAGAAG CAACAAGAAACGAGTACTTGTTAAGAAAATGGAATTATAGTAATGCGCGGTGA